GCTTGTTTTGCCTGAATTGGCTGGCAAACTTGATGGGACTGCCATTCGTGTTCCAACCCCCAATGTATCTGTCGTCGATTTTACCTTTGTCTCGTCAAAGAAAACGTCTCCTTCTGAAATCAACGATGCCATCATAACAGCCTCGAAAAAGCCCCAATTTAGAGGGATTCTAGAGACGAACGAGTTACCTCTGGTATCCATAGACTTTAATCATTGTGCCGCGAGTTCGATTTTTGATTTGACGCAAACACAAGTCGTTCAAGGGGACTTTTGTCGCGTGCTTGCATGGTATGATAACGAATGGGGATTTTCTAACCGTATGTTGCAAACAGCAGCCGTCATGGGGACCCTTTAAGGTAATAAAATAATGATCCAGTCAGTTCAAAAATTATCCGAGACACCAAAAATTGAACCAACTGCGGCACTTCGAATAACACAATTATTGTGTTCCAAGATTCTTCACGATCTGATAGCGCCTGTTGGAAGTAGTCGTTTGGGAGTGGATTTTATCCATAGCCAGAAAGATCTGACCAAGTGTGAAGAATCCATCAACCTTCTTTCCCAAAGTATTGATAAAATTTCCCATCAATTAACGTTTTATCGAATGATTTTTGGGGAATCTGATCCATTGCCAATGGATCAAGCCCGAAAGGCCGTCGAAAATTTTCTACAATTAGATGACATGACCATTGAGTGGAAAACAGACACCCTACAAGTAGATGGCATCAAGGAAGCTCACGATTCTTTAATGCAGAAAATGATCTTTGGTCTTATCTTGTTCATAAAGGAATCTTCCCATGAAGGGGGAAAGATCATTGTGAGTAGGGAATCAGGGAGCTTTACGGTTCATGGGGAGGCCTCAATATATTTCATCCAGGATGATGTGCGACAATTTCTTCAGGTAAATTCTTTGGATGAAATTGAGTCGGATAAAGTATCCCTAAAGACAATTTTGGCACATTGTATTTTGTTCTATGGGGCTCTCTTGGGGATATCATTAGCTCTTAAGACAGCTCCTAACCAAGGCGATAAGATAAACTCTATTACATTTACGCTAACTAAATAGAGCTTTCACCCGCCTTTATCTCCCTCATACCTGTACAATATATTCCCAAAACTGATTTAAATGATGCCTTGCTTTAAGGACGTTGTGCTTTTTCTTGTGTTGGGGACCTGTATTTGATTGAGCGTAGGCCCAAATGGAAGAATAGAGGCCGTAGAGGGCGCATGTGTACATAAGTTCCCGTCGTTCATTCTCAGTGAATGTCTCAAAATACTGATTGATAACACTGACAATTTGTTCTGCGTTGAGTTCGTCGGCAATAAACAGGCCGGCCAAATCATTATACTCCCCTCCCCAATCGGCGTATTCCCAGTCTATAAGCCACATTTTTTTTCCATCATATATAAGATTGCGTGCCAAAAAGTCGTTGTGGGCAGGGAATTGGAACTTCTTAAGGGGCATGCTGGCATGGAGGGATGTTGCTGCCGTAAATGCAGCTCTTATCTTTTCCATATCGTCACTGTGGAGCTGCTTCATTTGCTTTAACAGAGCATTTATGGCTCCCAGCAGATCGTCCCCAATTCTGTGGTACTTGACTCGCTTCAAAGTATTTTTCTCTTGGATAATGTGTACGGCCAGCTTGAGGAGTTTAGGGTCCTTAAGATCCTGCCGCTCAAGTGATAAGCCCTTTATATACTCGCTGACGAGAATGCCTTTGTCTGGTGATGCAAAGTGGAGTTTAGGGGAGAAGCCTTTTGTGCTCCCATATTGATGGAACATGAGTTCCTTTTTTCTGTCTATATGTAGTCTAGAGGGAAAAGGGGTGCCGTATCTTAGAGCATATGTTTTTCCATCTCTATTCAGCTTGTAGGTTTCATTGGTGCTTCCCTTCTCAATCCTTTGGATTTCTGAAGGGTCTAGTTTCATCACATAGTTTCCCCACTCCGTGGGAGGGCTTGTGTCTGGTAGAGAGAATTCAACCAGTACTAAAATTAGGAAGGCTAAGAACTTGATCATACCTGGGATTATGCAGGCAGGTTTTTAGATTTTAGGATGGGATGTTCCTTGAAGATATATCCCCGTCCCC
The genomic region above belongs to Alphaproteobacteria bacterium and contains:
- a CDS encoding phosphotransferase family protein yields the protein MKLDPSEIQRIEKGSTNETYKLNRDGKTYALRYGTPFPSRLHIDRKKELMFHQYGSTKGFSPKLHFASPDKGILVSEYIKGLSLERQDLKDPKLLKLAVHIIQEKNTLKRVKYHRIGDDLLGAINALLKQMKQLHSDDMEKIRAAFTAATSLHASMPLKKFQFPAHNDFLARNLIYDGKKMWLIDWEYADWGGEYNDLAGLFIADELNAEQIVSVINQYFETFTENERRELMYTCALYGLYSSIWAYAQSNTGPQHKKKHNVLKARHHLNQFWEYIVQV